The Geobacillus stearothermophilus ATCC 12980 genome contains a region encoding:
- a CDS encoding nitrate reductase subunit alpha: MNEKPAPLLRKLKYFGRSEKIASHAELSPYGRDAEKTYRRRWQHDKVVRTTHGVNCTGSCSWKVHVKDGIIAWETQQTDYPTTGPDMPEYEPRGCPRGASFSWYTYSPLRVRYPYVRGALLRLWKEALQQEGDPVAAWKSIVEDPEKAKRYKRARGKGGFVRAKWDDVYTMIAASLIYTIQKYGPDRIFGFSPIPAMSMVSYAAGARFLNLIGGALLSFYDWYADLPPASPQIWGEQTDVPESSDWFNSSYMIVWGSNLPQTRTPDAHFYVEGRYRGTKVVAISPDYAEFVKFADNWLPVQPGMDGALAMAMTHVILKEFYVNQSVDYFTDYVKKYTDLPFLVMLNKQGDRYVAGRFLRACDLGMPLQYAEWKTIVWDEQSQTFAVPNGTIGHRWENNGNWNLQLNDIDNKRMGIQPALTFLGQQDDTVIVQFPHFEAGNKTVLERGVPVKAIEQNGETVYVTTVFDLLLAKMGVNRGLPGDYPSDYDDMKPYTPAWQEAITGIDRKTAAQIAREFAQNALDSKGRSMIIMGSGINHWYHSDTIYRAILNLVLLTGSQGVNGGGWAHYVGQEKVRPLEGWQTIAMARDWGGPPRLQNGTSFFYFVTEQWKYEDQSMDEHVSPLVDKPRYQHGGDYNYLAARLGWLPFYPQFNANTIALVEQANAKTNEETVQYVVQQIKKGNIKFAIENPSDPINFPRVMFVWRANLIGSSAKGHEYFLKHLLGTHHANLSEQNDDLKTREIVWDESAPEGKLDLMVNIDFRMAGTGLYSDIVLPAATWYEKYDVSSTDMHPFVHPFNPAIAPPWEAKSDWDFFKGLAKTFSELAARYFSKPVSDVVATPLLHDTRDEIAQPFGVVNDWKDGAAEPVPGVNFPRLHIVERDYKEVYNKFVALGPIVCEQIGAKGLSWDAKEEYKWLLDTLGSSALEGPYKDCPSLLTDRDAAEAILALSSTTNGSLALKAWGEMEKKTMQPLKDLVIERAEEHITFQAITAQPRQVLTTPVFSGSETGNRRYSPFTTNVERLIPWRTLTGRQHFYLDHELMFEFGEELPTFKAPLQKLAFYGHDRRPNVGGKELTLRYLTPHFKWSYHSTYGDTVPMLTMFRGGPHVWLNKDDAAEAGIADNDWMEMYNRNGVVVARAVVSHRLPRGVAFMYHVQERHINVPGSPISKLRGGTFNSPTRIHVKPTQMIGGYAQLSYGFNYYGPTGNQRDEQVVIRKLEKGEVDWLES; the protein is encoded by the coding sequence ATGAACGAAAAACCTGCTCCGCTTTTGCGCAAATTGAAATACTTTGGCCGGTCGGAAAAAATCGCTAGCCACGCCGAGTTGTCGCCATACGGACGGGACGCAGAGAAAACATACCGCCGCCGCTGGCAGCATGATAAAGTGGTTCGTACAACCCATGGAGTCAATTGCACAGGCTCGTGCAGTTGGAAAGTGCATGTGAAAGACGGCATTATTGCATGGGAAACGCAGCAAACCGACTACCCGACAACAGGCCCTGATATGCCGGAGTATGAGCCGCGCGGCTGTCCGAGGGGAGCGAGTTTTTCCTGGTATACATACAGCCCGCTTCGCGTTCGCTATCCGTATGTGCGCGGGGCGCTGTTGAGGCTTTGGAAAGAAGCGCTGCAACAAGAAGGAGACCCTGTGGCTGCGTGGAAGTCGATTGTCGAGGACCCGGAAAAAGCGAAACGGTACAAACGCGCCCGTGGAAAAGGAGGATTCGTACGGGCGAAATGGGATGACGTTTATACGATGATCGCCGCTTCCCTTATTTATACGATTCAAAAATACGGGCCGGATCGCATTTTCGGCTTCTCGCCGATTCCGGCGATGTCGATGGTCAGTTATGCGGCAGGAGCCCGTTTTTTGAATTTAATTGGCGGGGCGCTGCTCAGCTTTTATGACTGGTATGCTGATTTGCCGCCGGCTTCCCCGCAAATATGGGGGGAACAGACGGACGTCCCGGAAAGTTCAGACTGGTTTAACTCGAGCTACATGATTGTCTGGGGATCGAACTTGCCGCAAACGCGCACCCCGGATGCCCATTTTTACGTTGAGGGGCGCTACCGGGGGACAAAAGTCGTTGCTATTAGCCCTGACTATGCCGAATTTGTGAAGTTTGCCGACAACTGGCTGCCGGTGCAGCCGGGGATGGACGGAGCGCTGGCGATGGCGATGACTCATGTGATTTTGAAAGAGTTTTATGTGAATCAATCCGTTGATTATTTTACTGACTATGTCAAAAAGTACACCGATTTGCCGTTTTTAGTCATGCTGAATAAACAAGGGGATCGTTATGTAGCCGGCCGCTTTTTGCGGGCGTGCGACCTTGGCATGCCACTTCAGTATGCGGAATGGAAAACGATCGTTTGGGATGAGCAATCACAGACGTTTGCTGTTCCTAATGGGACGATTGGCCATCGTTGGGAGAACAACGGGAACTGGAATTTGCAACTAAACGATATAGACAATAAACGAATGGGAATTCAGCCGGCTTTAACGTTCCTTGGCCAGCAAGACGATACCGTCATCGTGCAGTTTCCACACTTTGAAGCAGGAAACAAAACAGTGCTCGAACGAGGGGTGCCGGTCAAAGCGATCGAGCAAAACGGAGAGACGGTGTACGTCACGACGGTATTTGACTTGTTGCTTGCCAAAATGGGTGTCAACCGCGGGCTGCCTGGTGATTATCCGTCCGACTACGATGACATGAAGCCATATACGCCGGCATGGCAGGAGGCGATCACTGGCATTGATCGAAAGACGGCGGCGCAAATTGCCCGTGAGTTTGCTCAAAACGCTCTTGATTCCAAAGGACGTTCCATGATCATCATGGGATCGGGCATTAACCATTGGTATCATTCCGATACCATCTACCGGGCAATTTTAAATCTTGTCCTGTTAACCGGATCGCAAGGAGTCAATGGGGGCGGATGGGCGCATTATGTCGGTCAAGAAAAAGTGCGCCCGCTTGAGGGCTGGCAGACGATTGCCATGGCCCGCGACTGGGGAGGGCCGCCGCGGCTGCAAAACGGGACGTCGTTTTTCTATTTTGTCACCGAACAGTGGAAATATGAAGATCAAAGCATGGATGAACACGTCTCCCCGCTCGTTGACAAGCCGCGCTACCAACATGGCGGCGATTACAATTATTTGGCCGCCCGGCTAGGCTGGCTCCCATTTTATCCGCAGTTTAACGCCAACACCATTGCGCTAGTGGAACAGGCGAACGCAAAGACGAACGAGGAAACGGTTCAGTATGTCGTTCAGCAAATCAAAAAAGGAAACATCAAATTTGCCATTGAAAACCCGTCCGATCCGATTAATTTTCCGCGCGTGATGTTTGTCTGGCGCGCAAACCTGATCGGCAGCTCAGCCAAAGGGCACGAATACTTTTTAAAACATTTGCTCGGAACCCATCATGCGAATCTCAGCGAACAAAACGATGACTTGAAAACGAGAGAGATCGTTTGGGATGAGAGCGCACCGGAAGGCAAACTAGATTTAATGGTCAATATCGATTTCCGTATGGCCGGAACCGGACTGTATTCGGACATCGTTCTTCCGGCGGCGACATGGTATGAGAAGTATGATGTCAGCAGTACGGATATGCACCCGTTTGTCCATCCGTTCAATCCCGCCATTGCCCCACCGTGGGAAGCAAAATCAGATTGGGACTTTTTTAAAGGATTAGCCAAAACATTTTCTGAGCTGGCTGCCCGCTATTTTTCCAAACCGGTGTCAGATGTTGTCGCTACCCCGCTGTTGCATGATACGCGCGATGAGATCGCGCAGCCGTTTGGCGTCGTCAACGATTGGAAGGATGGGGCGGCAGAGCCGGTTCCGGGAGTGAATTTTCCGCGCTTGCATATTGTAGAGCGGGACTATAAAGAAGTGTACAACAAGTTTGTGGCGCTTGGCCCAATCGTCTGTGAACAAATTGGAGCGAAAGGGCTCAGTTGGGATGCCAAGGAAGAATACAAATGGCTGCTTGATACGCTCGGCTCTTCGGCGCTGGAAGGTCCGTATAAAGACTGCCCGAGTTTGTTGACAGACCGGGATGCTGCCGAAGCTATTTTGGCGCTTTCAAGTACAACGAACGGTTCCTTAGCGCTCAAGGCATGGGGAGAAATGGAGAAAAAGACGATGCAGCCGTTAAAAGATTTAGTCATTGAGCGGGCTGAGGAACATATTACCTTTCAGGCGATCACTGCCCAACCGCGGCAAGTGTTGACCACTCCTGTCTTTAGCGGAAGCGAAACCGGAAACCGTCGCTACTCCCCGTTTACGACGAACGTTGAGCGGCTCATTCCATGGCGGACGTTGACCGGAAGGCAACATTTTTATTTGGATCATGAGCTCATGTTTGAGTTTGGCGAAGAGTTGCCGACGTTTAAAGCACCGCTGCAGAAGCTCGCTTTTTACGGCCATGACCGGCGCCCGAACGTAGGTGGCAAAGAACTTACCCTCCGTTACTTGACGCCACACTTTAAATGGTCGTACCACAGCACATATGGGGATACCGTCCCGATGTTGACAATGTTTCGCGGCGGTCCTCACGTATGGCTGAATAAAGATGACGCTGCTGAAGCCGGCATCGCTGACAACGACTGGATGGAAATGTATAACCGCAACGGGGTGGTCGTCGCCCGGGCGGTCGTCAGCCATCGCCTGCCGCGCGGGGTCGCGTTTATGTACCATGTGCAGGAACGCCATATTAACGTGCCCGGCTCGCCAATTAGCAAACTGCGCGGTGGCACATTTAACAGCCCGACCCGCATCCATGTCAAACCGACGCAAATGATCGGCGGTTATGCGCAATTAAGCTACGGCTTTAATTATTATGGGCCGACAGGAAACCAGCGCGATGAACAAGTCGTGATCCGTAAACTAGAAAAAGGAGAGGTGGACTGGCTTGAGAGTTAG
- the narH gene encoding nitrate reductase subunit beta, whose product MRVRAQFGMVMNLDKCIGCHTCSITCNNTWTNRPGAEYMWWNNVETKPGIGYPKEWENQDLHKGGWVLKDGKLELRAGGRVNKLLNIFYNPDMTVIDDYYEPWTYDYEQLINRPEGEHQPVARPKSQLTGEYMDITWGPNWEDDLAGVYETGTRDPNIKGIEEKVKFEFEQTFMMYLPRICEHCLNPPCVSSCPSGAIYKRDEDGIVLVDHDACRSWRFCVTGCPYKKVYFNWKTHKAEKCTFCFPRIEAGMPTVCSETCVGRLRYIGIVFYDLDQVEAAASVQDEKELYHAHLRIFLNPYDPEVIEAARAAGYTDDWIEAAQRSPVYKLAVEQQIALPLHPEYRTLPMVWYIPPLSPIMGAFDGGLDDINPHVVFPAIDQMRIPIEYLAHLLAAGDTNVIRTVLKKMVAMRSYMRAVNLGKEPDRSILEKVGMDEHTVKEMYKLSAVAKYSDRYVIPSSHREKAGNAFYGQGTAGYAFMESCSGCSQYDADSFHQFYWGDEDGRTSETV is encoded by the coding sequence TTGAGAGTTAGAGCGCAGTTCGGCATGGTCATGAACTTGGATAAGTGCATTGGCTGCCATACGTGCAGTATTACATGCAACAACACATGGACGAATCGTCCCGGGGCGGAGTATATGTGGTGGAACAACGTGGAAACGAAACCGGGCATTGGCTACCCGAAAGAATGGGAAAACCAAGACTTGCACAAAGGCGGCTGGGTGCTTAAAGACGGGAAGCTTGAGCTGCGCGCCGGCGGCCGGGTGAACAAACTGTTAAACATTTTTTATAACCCCGATATGACAGTGATCGACGACTACTATGAGCCGTGGACATATGACTATGAACAGCTGATCAACCGTCCGGAAGGGGAGCATCAGCCTGTCGCCCGGCCAAAATCGCAGCTGACCGGCGAATATATGGACATTACATGGGGACCGAACTGGGAGGACGATTTGGCCGGGGTTTACGAAACAGGGACGCGCGATCCGAACATCAAAGGGATCGAAGAGAAGGTGAAATTTGAATTCGAACAAACGTTTATGATGTATTTGCCGCGCATTTGCGAGCATTGTTTAAACCCGCCTTGCGTCTCGTCCTGTCCGTCAGGGGCGATTTATAAGCGGGATGAGGACGGCATTGTGCTCGTCGACCATGACGCGTGCCGGAGCTGGCGTTTTTGCGTGACCGGCTGCCCGTATAAGAAGGTGTATTTTAACTGGAAAACGCATAAAGCGGAGAAATGCACGTTTTGTTTTCCGCGCATCGAAGCGGGGATGCCGACGGTTTGTTCAGAAACGTGCGTCGGCCGGCTGCGCTATATCGGCATTGTGTTTTACGATTTGGACCAAGTGGAGGCAGCCGCCTCGGTGCAAGATGAAAAAGAACTGTACCACGCCCATTTGCGCATCTTTTTAAATCCGTACGATCCGGAAGTCATCGAGGCGGCGCGTGCGGCCGGATATACGGACGACTGGATCGAAGCGGCGCAGCGCTCGCCTGTCTATAAACTCGCTGTTGAGCAGCAAATTGCGCTCCCACTTCACCCGGAATATCGCACGCTGCCAATGGTTTGGTACATTCCACCGTTAAGCCCGATCATGGGGGCGTTTGACGGCGGACTGGACGATATTAACCCGCATGTCGTCTTTCCGGCGATTGACCAAATGCGCATTCCGATTGAGTATTTGGCTCATTTGTTGGCCGCTGGTGACACTAATGTCATCCGCACAGTGTTGAAAAAAATGGTGGCTATGCGCAGCTACATGAGGGCGGTAAACTTAGGAAAAGAACCAGACCGGAGTATTCTCGAGAAAGTGGGAATGGATGAACATACGGTCAAGGAAATGTATAAGCTCTCGGCTGTCGCGAAATATTCCGACCGGTATGTCATTCCGTCTTCCCATCGGGAGAAGGCCGGCAATGCGTTTTACGGTCAAGGGACAGCCGGCTATGCGTTTATGGAGTCTTGTTCTGGCTGCTCTCAATATGATGCAGACAGTTTTCACCAATTTTATTGGGGGGATGAGGATGGAAGAACATCAGAAACTGTTTAA
- the narJ gene encoding nitrate reductase molybdenum cofactor assembly chaperone: MEEHQKLFKLASILLQYPEREWLEDEQLFYEISKLASHAVRKRFLQFLDYAKTKTIDELCELYVTTFDLSDRTTMYLTYYLFGDQKERGQALLKLKEAFRSAGLELEGDELPDYLPLMLEFAAVAPANDAKNVLLAHHKAIKGLADRLQEVNHPYFFVLDGCLAGMGAFLEETNGADIPMRAEEAT, from the coding sequence ATGGAAGAACATCAGAAACTGTTTAAACTCGCTTCCATTTTGTTGCAGTATCCGGAACGAGAATGGCTCGAAGACGAGCAGCTGTTTTATGAAATTTCTAAGCTCGCCAGCCATGCGGTCCGCAAACGCTTTTTACAGTTTCTCGACTACGCAAAAACAAAAACGATCGACGAGCTGTGTGAGCTCTATGTGACAACCTTTGATTTGAGCGATCGAACGACGATGTATCTCACGTATTACTTGTTTGGCGACCAAAAGGAGCGCGGCCAAGCGTTGTTAAAACTAAAAGAGGCATTTCGGAGCGCTGGTTTGGAACTCGAAGGAGATGAGCTGCCAGATTACTTGCCGCTTATGCTCGAGTTTGCCGCTGTCGCTCCGGCCAACGACGCAAAAAACGTCCTTCTCGCCCACCACAAAGCCATCAAGGGGTTGGCGGACAGGCTGCAGGAGGTTAACCACCCGTATTTCTTTGTTTTGGACGGCTGTCTTGCAGGCATGGGCGCATTTCTGGAAGAAACAAATGGGGCGGATATTCCAATGAGAGCGGAGGAGGCCACATGA
- the narI gene encoding respiratory nitrate reductase subunit gamma has product MTLLDQFLWVIYPYIMLTLFVAGHIYRYNTDQFGWSAKSSEFLEKRRLRWGSVLFHWGILFVFLGHVAGILVPKAFYESIGITEEMYHFGAVWFGGAAGIATVIGVVLLLWRRLSVRRLLRHSSKSDLVVLLLLTIVILTGFTNTVGYTATGGTFDYRDTIGPWFRGILTFRPLPQLVSDAPIGFQIHILSALLLFGIWPFTRLVHVWSVPLTYLNRHYVVYRRMRAKKI; this is encoded by the coding sequence ATGACGTTGCTTGACCAGTTCCTTTGGGTGATCTATCCGTATATTATGTTGACATTATTTGTTGCCGGCCATATTTACCGTTACAATACTGATCAGTTTGGCTGGTCGGCGAAGTCAAGCGAGTTTCTTGAGAAACGGCGGTTGCGTTGGGGAAGCGTTCTGTTTCATTGGGGCATTCTCTTCGTGTTTCTTGGCCATGTTGCCGGCATTTTAGTTCCAAAGGCATTTTATGAATCAATCGGGATTACAGAGGAGATGTACCATTTTGGGGCGGTCTGGTTTGGCGGCGCTGCCGGGATTGCGACCGTGATCGGGGTAGTCTTGCTTTTATGGCGGCGGTTGAGCGTTCGCCGTCTTCTCCGCCATAGCAGCAAAAGCGATCTTGTTGTATTGCTGCTATTAACGATAGTCATTTTGACAGGGTTTACAAATACGGTTGGATATACAGCGACCGGTGGGACGTTTGACTATCGGGATACGATCGGCCCTTGGTTTCGCGGTATTTTAACGTTTCGGCCGCTGCCGCAGCTCGTCAGCGATGCGCCGATTGGATTTCAAATTCATATTCTCTCTGCCTTGCTGTTATTTGGCATTTGGCCGTTCACCCGTCTCGTGCATGTATGGAGCGTCCCGCTGACGTATTTAAACCGGCATTACGTCGTCTATCGCCGGATGCGGGCGAAAAAAATTTAG
- a CDS encoding Crp/Fnr family transcriptional regulator: MEAAVNGYFPHLRSLLQSSKKVIPLRKHSFLFQEGMPANELYLILSGKVQVSKICPNGKEMCFRICGSGEIVGELTLFTNDARYLLTAKVIEPGEAAVINKEELEQQLLINPPLTLEYMRWISKHVRRTQTKFRDLIMHGKKGALYSTLIRLCNSYGVPLEDGSIFIDVTLKNQDLANFCGTTRESVNRMLNALKQEGIISMKRGKITVHDLNYLKTEIQCEDCPADICCID; encoded by the coding sequence ATGGAAGCTGCAGTGAATGGATATTTTCCCCATTTACGTTCTTTGTTGCAATCGTCGAAAAAAGTGATTCCACTTCGCAAGCACTCCTTTTTGTTCCAAGAAGGGATGCCGGCCAATGAGCTGTACTTGATTCTTTCCGGCAAAGTGCAAGTGAGCAAAATTTGCCCGAACGGAAAAGAAATGTGCTTCCGCATTTGCGGAAGCGGGGAAATCGTCGGCGAGCTGACGCTGTTTACGAACGATGCACGCTACTTGTTGACGGCCAAGGTAATAGAGCCAGGCGAAGCGGCAGTCATAAACAAAGAGGAACTGGAACAGCAGCTGCTGATCAATCCGCCCCTTACCCTTGAATATATGCGCTGGATCAGCAAGCATGTCCGGCGGACGCAGACGAAGTTTCGCGATCTTATCATGCACGGCAAAAAAGGGGCGCTCTATTCAACACTCATTCGTTTATGCAACAGTTATGGCGTCCCGCTTGAAGATGGAAGTATCTTCATTGACGTAACGTTAAAAAACCAAGACTTGGCCAACTTTTGCGGCACAACGCGCGAAAGCGTCAACCGGATGCTCAATGCGTTAAAACAGGAAGGGATTATCTCGATGAAGCGGGGGAAAATTACGGTTCATGATTTAAACTATTTGAAAACGGAAATTCAATGCGAAGACTGTCCGGCGGATATTTGCTGCATTGATTGA
- a CDS encoding ISLre2-like element ISGsp3 family transposase, translating into MKHLTTEWPLLKELEEQLVRTLQKVFAVLLATLLEEIDQQLAEARDKRRYQLKDKRPTTIQTLFGEVTFRRNYYYDRQAGAYTFLLDAELGFDGAQSISPCLEETAVELAVECSSYRKAARTLESIVGYAVLSHEAIRQLVLEAPVSLHRPVSQRHGRVLFVEADGLFISRQGKGKRAKEEKILAVHEGWKRNGSQLELVNRRHYLHEGAGDVWERFEEWLMNEYAYDPCRDLLIINGDAASWITACREYFGKRACFQLDRFHVARELRQCLSGHPRWREVRRKLAKQDEEGLLVELNSAVGTLEDEAKEKQMAAMIRRIESMPGCIRDDREWLSEQGVETTGMRPMGHAESVMSRFAHRVKSRRSWKDQGLRAFLRAMAARIDGIWRRNGQLVEEEETRTAASASTKSKRVEQAKRKAGRLWADVVRQNLPCLQRSSGTPIHQALSALRDFGWV; encoded by the coding sequence ATGAAACATCTTACCACAGAATGGCCTTTATTAAAAGAGCTGGAGGAACAATTAGTCAGAACTCTTCAAAAGGTGTTCGCTGTCTTGTTGGCGACCCTTTTGGAGGAGATTGATCAACAACTGGCGGAAGCGCGGGACAAGCGCCGGTATCAGCTGAAAGACAAACGGCCGACCACGATCCAAACGCTGTTTGGAGAAGTGACGTTCCGACGGAACTACTACTATGATCGGCAGGCGGGGGCGTATACCTTCTTGCTGGATGCCGAACTGGGCTTTGATGGAGCGCAGTCGATCAGCCCTTGCCTCGAGGAAACGGCGGTCGAGTTGGCCGTAGAGTGCTCTTCCTACCGCAAAGCGGCCCGTACGTTGGAGTCGATCGTGGGGTATGCGGTCCTAAGCCACGAGGCGATTCGCCAACTGGTGCTGGAGGCCCCTGTCTCGCTGCACCGCCCTGTTTCCCAACGGCACGGCCGGGTGCTGTTTGTGGAGGCGGATGGACTGTTTATTTCCCGCCAGGGGAAAGGGAAACGGGCGAAAGAAGAGAAAATCCTGGCGGTTCACGAGGGATGGAAACGAAACGGTTCGCAGCTCGAGCTCGTGAACCGGCGCCACTACCTCCATGAAGGGGCGGGAGACGTGTGGGAACGGTTTGAAGAGTGGCTGATGAACGAATATGCCTATGATCCGTGCCGGGACCTTTTGATCATCAACGGCGACGCGGCGTCGTGGATCACGGCCTGCCGGGAGTATTTTGGGAAGCGGGCGTGCTTTCAGCTGGATCGATTTCATGTGGCGCGGGAGCTGCGTCAGTGTCTGTCCGGCCATCCGCGTTGGCGGGAGGTGCGGAGGAAGCTGGCGAAACAAGACGAAGAAGGACTTTTGGTCGAGCTGAACAGCGCGGTCGGCACGTTGGAGGACGAAGCGAAAGAGAAGCAGATGGCTGCCATGATCCGCCGGATCGAGTCGATGCCGGGATGCATCCGGGACGATCGGGAGTGGCTGTCGGAGCAAGGGGTGGAGACGACCGGCATGCGTCCGATGGGCCACGCCGAGAGCGTGATGAGCCGGTTTGCGCATCGGGTGAAATCCCGCCGCAGCTGGAAAGACCAAGGGCTTCGGGCGTTTCTGAGGGCGATGGCAGCCCGAATCGACGGCATTTGGCGGAGAAATGGGCAGTTGGTGGAGGAAGAAGAGACCCGAACGGCAGCCTCGGCCTCGACGAAGTCCAAGCGGGTTGAACAGGCCAAACGGAAGGCAGGACGGTTGTGGGCAGATGTGGTGCGTCAGAATCTACCGTGTCTGCAGCGGTCATCCGGGACGCCGATCCATCAAGCGTTGTCGGCGCTTCGGGATTTTGGTTGGGTGTAA
- a CDS encoding helix-turn-helix domain-containing protein, with protein MKRLNITDNHGWTPRKLRKQERKIKNAHLRQRVMAVRLVMEGYLGKDVASMVNVCRQTVSHYVSLFNEGGLELLLHRDFAPGREPFLTEEQQEEIKHLVLTTTPAELGWGIASAWNTKILQSYVHHHYGISMSREALRKLLHRKGLSWTRPTYTLAKGDPDRQKHFEKQMDLIKKT; from the coding sequence ATGAAACGTCTCAACATCACCGACAACCATGGATGGACGCCCCGGAAACTCCGCAAGCAGGAACGGAAGATCAAAAACGCTCATCTCCGCCAACGTGTGATGGCCGTCCGCCTGGTCATGGAAGGCTATTTGGGCAAAGACGTGGCCTCCATGGTCAACGTGTGCCGCCAAACCGTTTCCCATTATGTGTCGCTGTTTAACGAAGGGGGCCTGGAACTCCTGCTTCATCGGGATTTTGCCCCTGGGCGGGAGCCGTTTCTCACCGAAGAACAGCAGGAAGAGATCAAACACCTTGTGTTGACCACGACACCCGCGGAGCTGGGCTGGGGCATCGCTTCGGCGTGGAATACGAAGATCCTTCAATCCTATGTACACCACCATTATGGCATCTCCATGTCCCGCGAAGCCTTGCGAAAACTCTTGCATCGAAAAGGGCTTTCGTGGACCCGGCCGACTTACACGTTGGCGAAAGGAGATCCGGATCGGCAAAAACACTTCGAAAAACAAATGGATCTAATAAAAAAAACTTAA
- a CDS encoding IS630 family transposase, which yields MYIDETHIRPYHVLRTTWSEVGRQKQVPTFGHHAHVSLFDAVNVHDGETVLYQAGAANATTFLDFLRVLKERYPDRLIVLVLDNARIHHAKMVREFLREEGRSFHFIYLLPYSPQLNPIERLWKWLKDTVIANVFHKDQNDIAQAIARFVDYIHERPKEVLQRLGCAV from the coding sequence TTGTACATCGATGAAACGCATATCCGACCGTATCATGTGTTGCGTACGACATGGTCAGAGGTTGGCCGTCAAAAGCAAGTGCCAACGTTCGGCCATCATGCTCACGTATCGCTGTTTGACGCCGTTAACGTCCATGATGGCGAAACAGTTCTTTATCAAGCAGGAGCGGCCAATGCGACAACGTTTTTGGATTTCCTGCGGGTTCTCAAAGAGCGTTACCCGGATCGTCTCATCGTCTTGGTGCTGGATAACGCCCGAATTCATCATGCCAAAATGGTGAGAGAGTTTTTGCGGGAAGAAGGACGGAGTTTTCACTTCATTTACCTTCTTCCGTATTCTCCGCAACTGAACCCGATCGAACGCTTGTGGAAATGGCTGAAAGACACTGTCATTGCCAATGTGTTTCACAAAGATCAAAACGATATCGCCCAAGCCATTGCCCGGTTTGTGGACTACATCCATGAACGCCCGAAGGAAGTGCTACAACGCCTAGGGTGTGCAGTGTAA
- a CDS encoding GRAM domain-containing protein — MITKEQGLQAIQEYLTENEIVEHTAIAHYKYENSLAGLAGIGSTYGVPVQGILVSTNSRLLFYGEVIKSIPVFVDIKYTDINRIEEKKMNYGLLKSIPAIIVSHKETETFTTQGNPDEFSKLKSFFELVKKKVASQQN, encoded by the coding sequence ATGATCACAAAAGAACAAGGGTTACAAGCAATTCAAGAGTACCTAACAGAAAACGAGATAGTTGAACACACAGCTATTGCGCATTATAAATACGAGAATAGTCTTGCTGGTCTAGCTGGTATAGGTTCCACTTATGGTGTTCCAGTTCAAGGAATTCTTGTATCGACTAATTCGAGATTACTATTCTACGGAGAAGTAATAAAATCTATACCCGTTTTTGTTGACATTAAATATACAGATATCAATCGTATAGAAGAAAAGAAAATGAATTATGGTTTATTGAAGTCTATCCCTGCAATTATTGTTTCTCATAAAGAGACAGAAACATTTACAACCCAGGGAAATCCCGACGAATTTTCTAAGCTAAAATCCTTCTTTGAATTAGTCAAAAAGAAAGTAGCTTCTCAGCAAAACTGA
- a CDS encoding YwiC-like family protein → MANKSKWVMPKQHGAWAMLIIPFWLGAYAGGLSWIHAPLFVAWVALYLATYPLLMAVKTKRNDPYVPAAARYGAIAAPALAVSLWQQPALFYFGLAMMPFFLVNTYYSKKKNERAFWNDAAAIAAFCIGGLAAFYAGRGELTVEAFELAAFSFLFFIGSTFYVKTMIREKKNERYKWLSWGYHALLIVGLIAIGESFAVLAYAPSVIRAVYLYGKSLPIMKLGMLEIANAAYFFIAMIVLYS, encoded by the coding sequence ATGGCGAACAAAAGCAAATGGGTGATGCCAAAACAGCACGGCGCCTGGGCGATGCTCATCATCCCGTTTTGGCTCGGGGCGTACGCGGGCGGACTCTCGTGGATTCACGCGCCGCTCTTTGTCGCTTGGGTCGCGCTCTATTTGGCGACGTATCCGCTTTTGATGGCGGTGAAAACGAAGCGGAACGACCCGTACGTGCCCGCCGCCGCCCGCTATGGCGCCATCGCCGCACCGGCCTTGGCCGTTTCCCTTTGGCAGCAGCCGGCGCTTTTCTACTTCGGGCTCGCCATGATGCCGTTTTTCCTAGTAAACACCTACTACAGCAAGAAAAAGAATGAGCGCGCCTTTTGGAACGACGCGGCGGCCATCGCGGCGTTTTGCATCGGCGGCCTCGCCGCCTTTTACGCAGGACGCGGGGAATTGACGGTGGAGGCGTTCGAATTGGCCGCGTTTTCCTTCCTCTTTTTCATCGGCAGCACGTTTTACGTCAAGACGATGATTCGGGAAAAGAAAAATGAACGGTACAAATGGCTGTCATGGGGCTACCACGCTTTGTTGATCGTCGGCCTCATCGCCATCGGCGAGTCGTTCGCCGTTTTGGCCTACGCCCCGAGCGTCATTCGCGCCGTCTACTTATACGGCAAGTCGCTGCCGATCATGAAACTCGGCATGCTGGAAATCGCCAACGCGGCGTACTTTTTCATCGCGATGATCGTGCTCTACTCTTGA